A single region of the Salinibacter sp. 10B genome encodes:
- a CDS encoding low temperature requirement protein A — protein sequence MATPSIVSPEDQSATFVELFFDLVFVFSVTQVVAAPS from the coding sequence ATGGCTACTCCGTCCATCGTTTCCCCCGAGGACCAGAGCGCGACATTCGTCGAGCTGTTCTTTGACCTCGTCTTCGTCTTTTCGGTGACGCAGGTCGTAGCTGCTCCATCATGA
- a CDS encoding DUF5615 family PIN-like protein, producing MTEVWIDAQLSPALAAWTNRKYEEIEAQSVRAVGLRDAGDEEIYRAARKAEVIVMTKNSDFLNLLDRLGPPPKVIWVTCGNTSNRRMRQSLNQTLPSAVDMLEGEEEIVEIGDQ from the coding sequence ATGACCGAGGTTTGGATTGACGCGCAGCTTTCTCCCGCCCTGGCGGCGTGGACCAACCGCAAGTACGAGGAGATCGAAGCACAGTCTGTCCGCGCTGTCGGACTGCGGGATGCCGGGGACGAAGAGATCTATCGGGCAGCGAGAAAGGCGGAGGTCATAGTGATGACCAAGAACAGTGATTTTCTGAACCTGCTTGATCGACTTGGCCCGCCTCCGAAGGTGATTTGGGTCACCTGCGGGAATACGTCCAATAGACGGATGCGTCAAAGTCTCAATCAGACGCTTCCTTCGGCCGTCGATATGCTTGAAGGAGAAGAGGAAATCGTAGAGATTGGCGATCAATAG
- a CDS encoding ring-cleaving dioxygenase has product MNTAEPRPTVHGLHHVTAIAGDPQENVDFYTRVLGMRLVKKSVNQDAPDTYHLFYADGVGSPGTDLTFFPWPDLPKARPRAGQIVEVPFAVPQGSLAYWQERLTENDVTIQDEEMRFGERTLPFEDPHGLRLALVETDDDREFEPWTHSPVPAEHQVRGMHAVRLWEHELGPTETLLTEVMGFEKIGEDDDWHRYGVEDSGSGTLAEVKVVDQHPRTSNRVGGTGAVHHAAWRMRDSEEELELRDFIGRVGLQPSPQIDRHWFKSVYFREPGGVLFELATDGPGFTVDEDRENLGTSLVLPPSMEDQREEIEANLPPLDTPQLQA; this is encoded by the coding sequence ATGAACACGGCAGAACCCCGACCCACCGTCCACGGCCTACACCACGTTACGGCCATAGCGGGCGACCCGCAGGAGAACGTCGACTTCTACACCCGCGTGCTGGGCATGCGTCTGGTCAAGAAGAGCGTGAACCAGGATGCACCGGATACCTATCACCTCTTCTACGCCGACGGCGTCGGGTCGCCGGGCACGGACCTCACGTTCTTTCCGTGGCCGGACCTCCCGAAGGCCCGCCCCCGCGCTGGTCAGATCGTGGAGGTTCCCTTCGCCGTACCGCAGGGCAGCCTCGCTTACTGGCAGGAGCGGCTTACGGAGAACGACGTGACGATTCAGGACGAAGAAATGCGCTTCGGCGAGCGGACACTGCCGTTCGAAGATCCGCACGGCCTGCGGCTGGCCCTCGTTGAGACTGACGATGACCGGGAATTTGAGCCCTGGACGCACAGTCCGGTGCCGGCGGAGCATCAGGTGCGCGGCATGCATGCGGTGCGGCTCTGGGAGCATGAATTGGGGCCGACCGAGACGCTCTTAACTGAGGTGATGGGTTTTGAAAAGATCGGCGAGGACGACGACTGGCACCGCTACGGCGTGGAGGACAGCGGCTCTGGAACGCTTGCCGAGGTGAAGGTGGTGGACCAGCATCCCCGAACGAGCAATCGGGTTGGCGGGACCGGCGCGGTGCACCACGCGGCCTGGCGGATGCGCGATTCGGAGGAAGAACTGGAGCTGCGTGACTTCATCGGGCGAGTTGGCCTCCAGCCCTCGCCACAGATCGACCGGCACTGGTTCAAGTCGGTCTACTTCCGCGAGCCAGGGGGCGTCCTCTTTGAATTGGCGACCGACGGGCCGGGCTTTACGGTGGACGAGGACCGGGAAAATCTGGGCACCTCGCTCGTGCTGCCGCCGTCGATGGAGGATCAGCGCGAGGAGATCGAAGCAAACCTCCCGCCGCTCGACACGCCTCAGCTGCAGGCATAA
- a CDS encoding DUF433 domain-containing protein: MDWKERITIDPDQCGGRPCIRGMRIRVIDVLDLLAAGLSHEQILEEMPDLEEEDIEASLRYASRRIDHPVLAA; this comes from the coding sequence ATGGATTGGAAAGAACGAATCACGATTGATCCAGATCAGTGCGGAGGGCGACCCTGTATTCGGGGGATGCGAATCCGCGTCATTGATGTGCTGGACTTACTGGCGGCAGGTCTTTCGCATGAGCAGATTCTGGAAGAGATGCCCGACCTGGAAGAAGAGGATATTGAGGCATCGCTTCGCTACGCTAGTCGTCGGATTGATCATCCCGTTTTAGCGGCATGA
- a CDS encoding DUF2281 domain-containing protein: MNVAERINKQVQRLPEQTQAEVLDFVEYLLTKTERVQAREEDQQWTQFSLASAMRGIEEETEPEYTEGDLEERF; this comes from the coding sequence ATGAATGTTGCCGAGAGAATCAACAAGCAGGTTCAGCGTCTTCCGGAGCAAACGCAGGCTGAGGTACTTGACTTTGTAGAATATCTACTCACAAAAACGGAGCGCGTGCAGGCTCGCGAAGAGGACCAGCAATGGACGCAGTTTTCTCTAGCTTCTGCAATGCGGGGAATCGAGGAAGAGACGGAGCCTGAGTATACAGAAGGAGATCTCGAAGAGCGGTTCTGA
- a CDS encoding TrbC/VirB2 family protein, whose amino-acid sequence MSLIDNSSSNHTSNSRRPLAPLSARGIEEEKRRGGSASWVLLTTVACMGFLLALGATPAFAAGTTAGVPWETALTSFLDIFSGQTARLLAALMFIGGAVIWGFSRNEEGFQMIGKVIVSAGLIIGAAALSTTIFGAVV is encoded by the coding sequence ATGTCCTTGATCGATAACAGCAGTTCTAACCACACGTCCAACTCTCGACGGCCGCTCGCGCCTCTTTCAGCTCGAGGCATTGAAGAGGAGAAGAGGAGAGGGGGCAGCGCCAGTTGGGTCCTCCTCACGACGGTTGCGTGCATGGGCTTCCTGCTTGCGCTTGGCGCCACCCCCGCCTTTGCGGCCGGTACGACCGCCGGCGTCCCGTGGGAGACGGCTCTGACCTCGTTCCTCGACATCTTCTCGGGCCAGACGGCGCGGCTCCTGGCGGCTCTCATGTTTATTGGGGGTGCGGTGATCTGGGGCTTTAGCCGCAACGAGGAGGGCTTCCAGATGATCGGCAAGGTCATCGTGTCGGCGGGCCTCATCATCGGCGCAGCGGCCCTCAGCACCACCATCTTCGGAGCCGTGGTTTAG
- a CDS encoding DUF433 domain-containing protein: MEREQIFHRDPEILGGTPVFVGTRVPVDSLVQHLKHGKRLEEFLDDFPSVRREQAEAFLDLAETELLREDRSAPA, encoded by the coding sequence ATGGAACGCGAGCAAATCTTCCATCGCGACCCGGAAATTCTCGGGGGAACGCCCGTCTTCGTGGGTACGCGCGTGCCGGTTGACTCCCTCGTTCAGCATCTGAAGCATGGGAAGCGCCTGGAGGAATTTCTGGATGACTTTCCCTCCGTGCGTCGGGAGCAGGCGGAGGCATTTTTAGACCTTGCTGAGACCGAACTCCTGCGCGAAGACCGTTCCGCACCGGCATGA
- a CDS encoding ATPase, T2SS/T4P/T4SS family — MHKENLTLASGSLLTKIMHETHHLERESARRMAHYLEPVRRFMDDENVTEIYTSPLDGRVFLDTRQEGRVGTETFLSPGDIRSFLSVVADRQAETLGPGNESIQAQLPEAIFGGARLQGILPRIVRMPCLNIRKRPTRIYTLADYVAQGALTPGLKASLEEAVAQRKNVLVAGGTGSGKTTFVNALLKAMTDYGPRENFLLIEDTPELQCEAEDRREFQTTLHSPMAHLVRMSLRASPDRIIVGEVRDGSAYYLMDAWCTGHPGGAGTVHATNPVGALRRMARLARQAYDVDHRVLVAESIDLVCVIRKSGERRKITDVVQVGKDLTPSGGFALTPLFPTGFSTGTGPGGTETPNGVGHEASRP; from the coding sequence ATGCATAAGGAAAACCTCACACTGGCAAGCGGCTCCCTCCTGACGAAAATCATGCACGAGACCCACCACCTAGAGCGAGAAAGTGCCCGTCGCATGGCCCACTATTTAGAACCGGTCCGGCGGTTTATGGATGATGAGAATGTCACCGAGATCTACACCAGTCCTCTCGACGGACGTGTGTTTTTAGACACCCGGCAGGAGGGACGCGTAGGCACGGAGACGTTTCTGTCTCCCGGGGACATTCGCTCGTTTCTCAGCGTGGTGGCTGACCGGCAGGCTGAGACCCTTGGACCGGGCAACGAATCGATTCAGGCGCAGCTTCCGGAGGCAATCTTTGGCGGCGCGCGGTTGCAGGGCATCTTGCCCCGGATTGTGCGCATGCCCTGCCTGAACATCCGCAAGCGTCCCACTCGGATTTACACCCTCGCCGACTACGTGGCGCAGGGCGCCCTTACGCCGGGGCTCAAGGCGAGCCTCGAAGAGGCGGTGGCCCAGCGAAAGAATGTCCTGGTAGCCGGGGGCACGGGGAGTGGCAAGACCACCTTCGTGAACGCCCTCCTGAAGGCGATGACTGATTACGGCCCACGGGAGAATTTCCTTCTGATTGAGGACACGCCCGAGCTGCAGTGCGAAGCGGAGGACCGGCGGGAGTTTCAGACAACCCTCCATTCGCCTATGGCCCATCTCGTTCGGATGAGCCTCAGAGCCAGCCCCGACCGGATTATCGTCGGAGAGGTGCGCGACGGGAGCGCTTACTACCTGATGGACGCCTGGTGCACGGGTCACCCCGGTGGGGCCGGCACCGTCCATGCTACGAACCCCGTGGGGGCGCTCCGCCGCATGGCGCGCCTCGCCCGCCAGGCCTACGACGTGGACCACCGCGTCCTTGTCGCCGAGTCGATCGACCTCGTCTGCGTGATTCGCAAGTCCGGCGAAAGGCGAAAAATCACCGATGTGGTGCAGGTCGGAAAGGACCTTACCCCGTCAGGAGGGTTCGCGTTAACACCGCTCTTCCCGACAGGCTTTTCAACGGGTACCGGTCCGGGTGGGACCGAAACGCCAAACGGCGTTGGGCACGAGGCTTCCAGGCCGTGA
- a CDS encoding VirB3 family type IV secretion system protein: MHQSLVRSPLFAGVEFGILLMEVGISVALLFVANFSPMAILPCLLVGLGIHIPTQRLLRSDPQFLQVLAASLPHRAYYSPVSDVRVPLPKLRSCISTKT, translated from the coding sequence GTGCACCAGTCCCTGGTGCGGAGCCCGCTTTTTGCCGGGGTCGAGTTCGGCATCTTGCTCATGGAGGTGGGCATCTCAGTCGCGCTTCTCTTCGTGGCAAACTTCAGCCCGATGGCGATTCTTCCATGCCTCCTGGTCGGACTGGGGATTCACATCCCTACTCAGCGGCTCCTTCGGAGCGACCCGCAGTTTCTTCAGGTTCTCGCGGCCAGCCTCCCCCACCGGGCCTACTACAGCCCCGTCAGCGACGTCCGCGTGCCGCTGCCCAAGCTGAGGTCGTGTATCTCAACGAAGACCTGA
- a CDS encoding MarR family transcriptional regulator, whose amino-acid sequence MNRTAGSIHEHLRRQVEAHDLTLTEFGVLEALLHKGPLTHSEIADRVLLASSSITYVIDKLEDRGLLWRRQSEEDRRVKLAELTSEGRAKIEAAFSEHAALLDDLMAELSLEEKRKTASALRRVGRCANEFDTASSSD is encoded by the coding sequence ATGAACCGCACCGCCGGCAGCATCCACGAGCACCTGCGTCGTCAGGTGGAGGCGCATGACCTCACCCTGACGGAGTTTGGGGTGCTCGAAGCGCTCCTCCACAAGGGACCGCTCACCCACAGCGAGATTGCAGACCGAGTGCTCCTTGCCAGCAGTAGCATCACCTATGTTATTGACAAGCTTGAGGACCGCGGCCTCCTTTGGCGGCGCCAATCGGAGGAAGATCGTCGCGTGAAGCTCGCAGAGCTGACCTCAGAAGGTCGAGCGAAAATCGAAGCCGCATTCTCCGAGCACGCTGCGCTCCTCGACGACCTTATGGCAGAGCTCAGCCTGGAGGAGAAGCGCAAGACAGCATCGGCACTCCGTCGTGTGGGCCGCTGCGCAAACGAGTTCGATACGGCGTCTTCTTCCGACTGA
- a CDS encoding alpha/beta fold hydrolase: MRTSSLFSFRVLLCLTGLFPTTALPAPAQETSSDTTIVGEWSAEESYFRPVIRLERAANGSLVAFLAGNAEKKGTPFSKTRLRGDSLFLESDRMSVQFRGVLLVKQRVIKGRWSQGERSATLTLTPVEEAAADESAPTTSSRPQHPEKPYPYRTEEVTFKSESDGVTLAGTLSMPDKEGPHPAVVLLQGSGDNGRDYAYRGHKFFLVLADHLTRHGIAVLRYDLRGVDESEGRLSGASLEDLARDAASALRFLKERPSIEAGSVGLVGHSMGGMIAPWIHDQFQDAAFLALLAPLSLPGHQVLSQQRARIADVAGASPAEVDSIRKQSRWIFEILRSDRDSADVASQLRPIFRNGGAQNDRLQLKVEANTSPWFRDFARYDPRPALRQVEVPILVLFGGEDLLVPPQQNAAPMRAALADSRSNRVSVRVLEGLNHRMQPTKTERASETAEIETTIAPEVLEQLTKWIRDRVGFE, from the coding sequence ATGCGAACTTCTTCCCTATTTTCGTTTCGGGTCCTTCTTTGCCTCACCGGTCTATTCCCCACAACTGCCCTTCCTGCACCCGCGCAGGAGACGAGTTCTGATACGACGATCGTTGGCGAATGGTCGGCCGAGGAATCATACTTCCGCCCCGTGATCCGCCTTGAGCGTGCTGCCAACGGGTCGCTGGTCGCTTTCCTGGCTGGCAATGCTGAGAAAAAGGGGACCCCTTTTTCCAAGACTCGTCTCCGCGGGGATAGCCTTTTCCTTGAGTCCGATCGGATGAGTGTTCAGTTTCGGGGCGTCCTGTTGGTGAAACAGCGGGTCATAAAGGGCAGGTGGAGCCAGGGGGAACGCTCGGCGACCCTCACCCTGACGCCTGTCGAGGAGGCCGCTGCCGATGAGAGCGCCCCTACGACTTCGTCTCGTCCCCAGCATCCCGAGAAACCCTACCCCTATCGTACTGAAGAGGTCACGTTCAAAAGCGAGTCCGACGGCGTGACGCTCGCGGGAACCCTCTCTATGCCGGACAAGGAAGGCCCCCACCCCGCCGTGGTGCTGCTCCAGGGATCGGGGGACAACGGACGGGACTACGCCTATCGAGGTCATAAATTCTTCCTGGTTCTGGCCGACCACCTGACCCGCCACGGAATTGCCGTCCTGCGCTACGACCTGCGCGGTGTGGATGAATCGGAGGGACGCCTGTCGGGGGCGAGTCTTGAAGATCTTGCCCGTGACGCAGCGTCTGCTCTCCGCTTCCTGAAGGAGCGGCCGAGTATAGAGGCAGGGAGCGTCGGACTAGTCGGGCACAGCATGGGTGGGATGATCGCTCCCTGGATCCACGACCAATTCCAGGACGCGGCATTCCTCGCGCTGCTCGCCCCACTGAGCCTGCCCGGCCACCAAGTACTCTCACAGCAGAGGGCGCGGATCGCTGATGTCGCGGGCGCTTCGCCAGCTGAAGTCGATTCCATCCGCAAGCAGTCGCGATGGATCTTCGAGATTCTTCGTTCCGACCGAGATTCTGCGGACGTGGCGTCGCAGCTCCGGCCGATTTTTAGGAATGGTGGCGCCCAAAACGATCGGCTCCAATTGAAGGTCGAGGCCAACACTTCTCCGTGGTTTCGGGATTTTGCCCGCTATGATCCGCGACCCGCGCTCCGACAGGTTGAGGTGCCAATCCTGGTGTTGTTTGGAGGGGAAGACCTGCTGGTGCCCCCTCAGCAAAACGCGGCCCCGATGCGTGCTGCGCTTGCGGACAGCCGGTCTAACCGCGTGTCGGTTCGCGTACTGGAGGGGCTAAACCACCGGATGCAACCGACGAAAACAGAACGGGCCAGCGAGACGGCAGAGATTGAGACGACCATCGCGCCGGAGGTTCTGGAGCAACTCACCAAGTGGATTCGAGACAGGGTTGGATTCGAGTAG
- a CDS encoding DUF5996 family protein, with amino-acid sequence MQTTSQDRFAPWPELPPLDDWQDTLETVHMWTQIVGKIRLEQAPWINHSWGSVLYVTTRGLTTSPIPYEKSTFAIDFDFVDHALRIHTSPGQERTFDLKPMSVADFYERTMRALGDLGIEVEIYPKPVEVPDPIQPFPEDESHASYEADAVHRFWRALVQADRVFKDFRARFIGKVSPVHFFWGAFDLAVTRFSGRDAPRHPGGVPNCADWVMEEAYSKELSSAGFWPGTGLGEAAFYSYVYPEPDGYRERDVQPNAAYYLDEMGEYVLPYEAVRTADDPDAFLLDFLQSTYAAAADLGAWDRDALEGEPTPA; translated from the coding sequence ATGCAAACCACTTCGCAGGACCGCTTCGCTCCCTGGCCGGAGCTACCGCCACTCGACGATTGGCAGGACACCTTAGAGACCGTCCACATGTGGACGCAGATCGTCGGCAAGATTCGGCTGGAGCAGGCCCCGTGGATCAACCACTCGTGGGGCTCGGTGCTCTACGTCACGACGCGGGGGCTTACCACCTCTCCCATTCCGTACGAGAAGAGCACCTTTGCCATCGATTTCGATTTCGTCGATCACGCGCTGCGCATTCACACCTCGCCAGGACAAGAGCGCACCTTCGACCTGAAGCCGATGTCGGTGGCGGACTTCTACGAGAGAACGATGCGGGCGCTCGGGGATCTCGGCATCGAGGTAGAAATCTATCCGAAGCCGGTGGAGGTCCCCGACCCCATTCAGCCGTTCCCCGAGGACGAGTCGCACGCGAGCTACGAGGCCGACGCCGTGCACCGCTTCTGGCGCGCGCTCGTGCAAGCCGACCGCGTGTTCAAAGACTTTCGCGCTCGGTTCATCGGCAAGGTGAGCCCGGTCCACTTCTTCTGGGGCGCGTTCGATCTGGCCGTGACCCGCTTCTCCGGGCGGGACGCGCCGCGGCATCCGGGCGGCGTGCCCAACTGCGCCGACTGGGTAATGGAGGAAGCCTACTCGAAGGAGCTTTCCAGCGCAGGCTTCTGGCCGGGGACGGGGCTGGGCGAGGCGGCCTTCTACTCCTACGTCTACCCCGAACCGGATGGCTACCGCGAGCGGGACGTGCAGCCAAACGCGGCATACTACCTCGACGAGATGGGCGAGTACGTTCTTCCGTACGAGGCCGTGCGCACCGCGGACGATCCGGACGCCTTCCTGCTGGACTTTCTCCAGAGTACCTACGCGGCGGCTGCTGACCTCGGGGCTTGGGACCGCGACGCACTGGAGGGGGAGCCCACTCCGGCGTGA
- a CDS encoding DUF5615 family PIN-like protein produces MNVLLDENIPRKLQWRLKERGIEVVTVPDRGWAGVTNGELLSRADGEFDALLTMDQGIEYQQNIQDRSLGVVTIVAPDNEYETLLPLVPRIESALQELEAGRVVSVTP; encoded by the coding sequence ATGAACGTCCTTCTCGATGAGAACATTCCTCGGAAGTTGCAGTGGCGGTTGAAGGAGCGAGGGATCGAGGTGGTGACTGTTCCTGATCGCGGATGGGCGGGCGTCACCAATGGGGAACTCCTGAGCCGGGCGGACGGGGAGTTCGACGCACTTCTGACGATGGATCAGGGAATCGAGTATCAGCAGAACATTCAGGACCGTTCGCTGGGGGTTGTGACAATCGTAGCTCCGGACAACGAGTATGAGACGCTTCTTCCCCTTGTCCCGCGTATTGAGTCGGCCCTACAGGAGTTGGAAGCAGGAAGGGTTGTGTCTGTGACGCCATAA
- a CDS encoding NAD(P)H-dependent oxidoreductase, translating to MPTTHVFAFAGSLREGSYNRALLRAAQEEAPEGVTIEIFDLTGVPLYNADLEAKGDPDRVTALKDGIRTADAVLIATPEYNHGVPAVTKNAVDWASRPPKDSPLDGKPVGIIGASPGMTGSARGQSQLRQAFEFTNSYCMPQPEILVARAHEKFDEEGRLTDEKTRSFLGKYLTAFEEWATRVSEDGR from the coding sequence ATGCCTACGACCCACGTCTTTGCATTCGCCGGCAGTCTTCGCGAGGGCTCCTACAATCGGGCCCTGCTTCGCGCTGCACAGGAAGAAGCCCCTGAGGGGGTGACGATTGAGATCTTTGACCTCACCGGCGTGCCGCTCTACAACGCCGACCTTGAAGCCAAAGGCGATCCCGATCGCGTGACGGCCCTCAAGGATGGCATTCGGACGGCCGATGCGGTGCTCATTGCCACCCCGGAATACAACCACGGGGTGCCTGCCGTTACCAAAAACGCCGTCGACTGGGCGTCGCGCCCCCCGAAGGACTCCCCCCTCGACGGAAAGCCGGTGGGGATCATCGGGGCCTCACCCGGCATGACGGGCTCGGCGCGTGGGCAGAGCCAGCTCCGACAGGCGTTCGAATTCACCAACTCCTACTGCATGCCGCAGCCCGAAATCCTGGTGGCCCGTGCCCACGAGAAGTTCGACGAGGAGGGGCGCCTCACCGACGAGAAAACGCGGTCCTTTTTGGGGAAATATCTTACCGCCTTCGAGGAGTGGGCGACACGCGTTTCTGAAGATGGACGCTAG
- a CDS encoding DUF5615 family PIN-like protein, whose protein sequence is MAAVRYYLDEHIAEAVATGPRNRGIDVLTLSGAGMLGASDREHFAYAYEEGRVLVTYDDDFLRLADQTEEHAGVAFAPQSRSIGELVRGLTVIAEEMEAEEVEDHVEFL, encoded by the coding sequence ATGGCTGCCGTTCGATACTATCTGGACGAGCACATTGCAGAGGCGGTAGCGACAGGGCCTCGAAATCGGGGGATTGACGTTCTCACGCTGAGCGGAGCTGGGATGCTGGGAGCCAGCGACAGAGAGCACTTCGCATACGCCTACGAGGAAGGAAGAGTACTCGTGACCTACGATGACGACTTCCTTCGGCTGGCTGACCAAACCGAGGAGCACGCGGGCGTCGCCTTTGCGCCACAGAGTCGGTCGATCGGAGAACTGGTTCGCGGTCTTACGGTAATCGCGGAGGAAATGGAAGCAGAAGAGGTGGAGGATCACGTCGAATTTCTGTAA
- a CDS encoding nucleotidyltransferase family protein, which yields MATVQTRKDLLERLRHHRDDLRRLGVQRVGLFGSFQRDEPSAESDVDLLVEFVQGEKSFDNFMAVSFLLEEEFERPVELVTPEALSPHIGPHILQNVEYVEVGD from the coding sequence ATGGCTACAGTTCAGACCCGAAAAGACTTACTAGAGCGTCTGCGACACCACAGAGACGATCTACGTCGGCTCGGCGTTCAGCGCGTTGGCTTGTTTGGATCGTTTCAACGAGACGAGCCCAGTGCTGAGAGTGATGTCGATCTCCTAGTCGAGTTTGTACAGGGAGAAAAGTCGTTCGACAACTTTATGGCCGTCTCTTTTCTTCTGGAAGAAGAGTTTGAACGTCCAGTCGAGTTGGTGACGCCCGAGGCACTCAGTCCTCACATCGGTCCACACATCCTGCAGAACGTCGAATATGTCGAGGTCGGAGACTGA
- a CDS encoding type II toxin-antitoxin system PemK/MazF family toxin, whose amino-acid sequence MKEPGEIVLFRFPRTGLAEGKLRPALLISKAPGPYDDWLICMISSQLHQQIEGFDELIEEGDGDFQQSGLKKTSVARISRLAVVEGKNP is encoded by the coding sequence GTGAAAGAACCTGGTGAGATCGTTCTGTTTCGGTTTCCCCGTACGGGTTTGGCGGAGGGCAAGCTTCGCCCGGCTCTGCTGATAAGCAAAGCTCCTGGTCCGTACGACGACTGGCTGATCTGCATGATCTCTTCGCAGCTCCACCAGCAGATCGAGGGATTCGACGAGTTGATTGAGGAAGGGGACGGTGACTTTCAGCAATCGGGGCTTAAGAAGACGAGTGTCGCTCGAATCAGCCGACTGGCGGTTGTGGAGGGAAAAAATCCTTGA
- a CDS encoding DUF433 domain-containing protein: MATKSLDQRIVRTPDICGGKPRIAGHRITVQNIAIWHDRLGWSADEIASEYDLELADIYAALAFYFAHREEIDQSIREGKAFVEEMRRKTPSKLEKKLQGKK, translated from the coding sequence ATGGCTACGAAGTCTCTCGATCAGCGGATCGTCCGGACACCGGACATCTGTGGCGGAAAGCCGCGCATTGCAGGGCACCGCATTACGGTCCAAAACATCGCCATCTGGCACGATCGCCTCGGTTGGAGCGCCGATGAAATCGCCTCCGAGTACGATTTGGAGCTGGCCGATATCTACGCGGCCCTTGCCTTCTACTTCGCTCATCGCGAGGAGATCGACCAGTCCATTCGGGAGGGAAAAGCCTTCGTCGAAGAGATGCGGCGCAAGACGCCGTCGAAGCTTGAGAAGAAGCTTCAGGGGAAGAAGTAA
- a CDS encoding transposase, with protein sequence MFARLLSPGSKRILEGKRYLFGEEDSPVPVRVVMRHVGSSDADATFFDSGTWGLDLDGATDLYRRRWEIESMFAALKSRGFDLEATNLTEPNRIERLIGLLALAFSWTRLVGNRRARREGPPATKTHGRRERSLFRYGLDRLQNILTTPEPQPQAFFDCLRVLRSPTAFLLCT encoded by the coding sequence ATGTTTGCTCGCCTACTCAGCCCTGGATCAAAGCGGATCTTGGAAGGAAAGCGCTATCTGTTCGGCGAGGAAGACTCCCCGGTTCCAGTCCGAGTTGTGATGCGGCATGTCGGCTCCAGCGACGCGGATGCTACTTTTTTTGATTCTGGGACATGGGGACTCGATCTCGATGGAGCAACCGATCTTTACCGGCGCCGTTGGGAAATCGAGTCGATGTTTGCCGCCCTCAAGTCACGCGGGTTCGACTTGGAAGCAACCAACCTGACCGAGCCGAACCGAATCGAGCGACTGATCGGTCTTCTAGCGCTGGCATTCAGCTGGACGCGACTTGTTGGAAACCGGCGCGCTCGGCGTGAAGGACCTCCCGCGACCAAGACACACGGACGCAGGGAGAGAAGTCTATTCCGATATGGGCTGGACCGGCTTCAGAACATTCTGACAACCCCAGAGCCACAGCCACAGGCATTCTTCGATTGCCTGCGGGTTCTTCGAAGTCCGACTGCGTTTTTGTTATGTACTTAG
- a CDS encoding DUF86 domain-containing protein, with product MSRSETEYLRHIEDEAHYLAETSREVSWAEFADDETLKRAFVRSIEVIGEATKNLPTDIRDRYPEVDWRAMAGMRDQLIHGYFGVDYEIVWEVATEKAPVLREEIGAILEKEDAA from the coding sequence ATGTCGAGGTCGGAGACTGAGTATCTTCGTCACATCGAGGACGAAGCACATTATTTAGCGGAAACCAGTCGCGAGGTCAGCTGGGCCGAGTTCGCCGACGACGAGACCCTAAAGCGAGCATTTGTGCGGAGCATTGAGGTGATCGGAGAGGCTACAAAGAACCTCCCAACGGATATCCGAGATCGGTACCCGGAGGTCGATTGGCGAGCGATGGCAGGAATGCGTGATCAGTTGATTCATGGCTACTTCGGTGTGGACTACGAGATCGTTTGGGAGGTGGCAACCGAAAAGGCTCCAGTATTGAGAGAGGAGATCGGTGCCATTCTCGAAAAGGAGGACGCAGCATAA